Proteins encoded within one genomic window of Bradyrhizobium sp. CB1717:
- a CDS encoding DUF6527 family protein → MGPRRKLRVVEGDSLPAKLPLRDLVLARDGQEDWSVGLRCPCGCGERLEMMLLEAVKPRWDVMLDDKGRVSLHPSVWLRTGCRSHFWIRNGRIVWCD, encoded by the coding sequence ATGGGGCCGCGGCGGAAATTACGCGTCGTCGAGGGGGATTCGCTTCCGGCAAAGCTCCCGCTTCGTGATCTGGTGCTGGCGCGGGACGGTCAGGAAGACTGGTCGGTCGGACTGCGTTGCCCGTGTGGGTGTGGGGAGCGCCTCGAAATGATGCTGCTGGAAGCGGTAAAGCCGCGTTGGGACGTCATGCTCGACGATAAGGGCCGGGTCAGCCTCCATCCATCCGTATGGCTGAGAACGGGCTGCCGCTCTCATTTTTGGATCCGCAACGGAAGAATAGTTTGGTGCGATTGA
- a CDS encoding E2/UBC family protein, which yields MENQNVNARSEARDGARREQTWKLNVQGVVIESRSPQIVVRDALKLAGFDPDAGWIIVLKVAGEPRKEVELNATIDLTHPGVEKLRLTPRQINNGEVATPRRHDFALLPQDEVHLDRLSLRWETIVDGARRWLLLHSYPLPQGYTVAATDIAIEVPVSYPGAQLDMFYCHPHLALANGQPIPQVQCIESVTGLGFQRWSRHRPWDSARDNVGTHLALVDESLRREVER from the coding sequence ATGGAAAATCAGAATGTTAATGCGAGGTCTGAGGCAAGAGACGGTGCTCGCCGGGAACAGACTTGGAAGCTCAACGTCCAAGGTGTTGTCATCGAATCGCGCTCCCCTCAGATTGTGGTGCGGGATGCGCTCAAATTGGCGGGCTTCGATCCCGATGCCGGTTGGATCATTGTCCTGAAGGTCGCCGGCGAACCTCGCAAGGAGGTTGAATTAAACGCGACCATCGACCTCACGCATCCGGGCGTGGAGAAGCTGCGGCTGACCCCGCGGCAGATCAACAACGGCGAGGTCGCAACGCCACGCCGTCACGATTTCGCTCTCCTTCCGCAGGACGAGGTCCATCTGGACCGCTTGAGTCTGCGCTGGGAAACCATCGTTGATGGCGCACGCCGCTGGTTGTTGCTCCACTCGTATCCGCTGCCGCAGGGCTACACCGTTGCGGCCACGGACATCGCGATCGAGGTACCGGTGAGTTATCCGGGCGCTCAGCTCGACATGTTCTATTGTCACCCACATCTGGCGCTGGCGAACGGCCAGCCTATCCCTCAGGTGCAATGCATCGAATCCGTGACCGGCCTTGGCTTTCAGCGCTGGTCGCGGCACCGCCCATGGGACAGCGCGCGCGATAATGTCGGCACCCACCTCGCGCTCGTGGACGAGTCGCTCCGTCGGGAGGTCGAGCGGTGA
- a CDS encoding ThiF family adenylyltransferase → MITRQETLVLPQPIFQLLHRHLFPGDGLEAAALLLCTRATGRRRKLLACDLVAVPYQACAQRTESLLSWPGSYVEMAIERANSAGLSIVAVHSHPGGLFAFSDLDDASDRLLLPALFHGTGEVAGSAIMLPDGAMLGRLCGPDEFAKPVDLVSVFGDDLRFWWHHDTHFGMSPKRPAAFTSGMTEWLGRLSACIIGVSGTGSVVAEQLARLGFGEIIVVDFDKVELRNLNRILNATIDDARIGRLKVEMFASAVRYYREGCDVRCVPSSIATRDAALEASEADILFSCVDTAEGRHIADRLAAYFAMPLFDLGVSIPTRRSWGDEHEIAEVCGRIDYVFPGGSTLLDRSVYDAGVLEAEYLARTAPEALRQKLNDGYLRGIEEQAPAVITLNMRAASDAVMEFIARAFPFRHAPNGSCARTLFMLADGDADVFAERDFPASGAYPIAAGPQEPLLGLPALGKQRRAA, encoded by the coding sequence GTGATCACGCGCCAAGAGACGTTGGTGCTCCCACAGCCGATCTTCCAGCTGCTGCATCGTCACCTCTTTCCGGGAGACGGGCTGGAAGCCGCAGCCCTGCTGCTCTGCACACGCGCGACCGGACGACGTCGCAAACTTCTGGCCTGCGACCTTGTCGCGGTGCCCTACCAAGCATGTGCGCAACGCACGGAGAGCCTTTTGAGTTGGCCAGGCAGCTACGTCGAGATGGCAATCGAGCGTGCGAACTCTGCCGGGTTGAGCATCGTCGCGGTGCACTCGCACCCCGGCGGCCTGTTCGCCTTCTCCGATCTCGATGACGCGAGCGACAGGCTGCTGCTGCCCGCTCTCTTTCATGGAACGGGCGAGGTGGCTGGCTCGGCCATTATGCTCCCGGACGGTGCGATGCTCGGACGCCTATGTGGGCCTGATGAGTTTGCAAAACCGGTCGACCTTGTAAGCGTATTCGGTGACGATCTGCGCTTCTGGTGGCACCATGATACCCACTTTGGAATGTCACCCAAGAGGCCAGCTGCGTTTACAAGCGGGATGACAGAATGGCTGGGCCGCCTCAGCGCTTGCATTATCGGCGTCTCCGGGACCGGTTCAGTGGTCGCCGAGCAGCTTGCCCGCCTTGGCTTCGGTGAAATAATCGTTGTTGACTTCGACAAGGTAGAGCTTCGCAACCTCAATCGTATTCTCAATGCGACGATCGATGATGCGAGAATCGGTCGACTGAAGGTCGAAATGTTTGCCTCCGCCGTGCGATACTACCGCGAAGGATGCGATGTCCGGTGCGTACCGAGCTCAATCGCAACCCGTGATGCGGCTCTTGAGGCAAGCGAGGCCGACATTCTGTTCTCGTGCGTTGATACCGCCGAAGGGCGACACATCGCGGATCGGCTCGCCGCCTACTTCGCCATGCCGCTCTTCGATCTCGGCGTCTCGATTCCGACGCGAAGGAGTTGGGGAGACGAGCACGAGATCGCGGAGGTGTGCGGTCGCATCGACTATGTGTTTCCGGGCGGCTCAACGCTCCTCGATCGAAGTGTCTACGATGCCGGTGTGCTGGAGGCCGAGTACCTCGCCCGCACGGCGCCGGAAGCACTGCGGCAAAAACTCAACGATGGATACCTTCGCGGCATCGAGGAGCAGGCTCCCGCCGTCATCACCCTCAACATGCGCGCCGCTTCGGACGCGGTCATGGAATTCATCGCGCGAGCATTTCCGTTCCGGCACGCGCCGAACGGTAGCTGCGCGCGCACATTGTTCATGCTGGCTGATGGCGATGCAGACGTGTTCGCAGAGCGTGATTTCCCGGCTTCCGGCGCCTATCCGATTGCGGCCGGTCCGCAAGAGCCGCTCCTCGGTTTGCCGGCCCTCGGCAAGCAAAGGAGAGCCGCATGA
- a CDS encoding antitoxin Xre/MbcA/ParS toxin-binding domain-containing protein, with protein MAAIASLLGAPSTFRKVPESPLEAHEMLLNGLPSRALFHLVQNLASLRWDDSFAKAIGMSHRTYQRHASAGAKPLSPEQSGRTWKLAEVLAKATSIFGSKQEAEQWLERPAIGLNQHKPIDLLATPAGVELVEDFLVRLEHGVYA; from the coding sequence TTGGCTGCGATCGCCAGCCTGCTTGGGGCGCCGTCTACCTTTCGAAAGGTGCCAGAGAGCCCACTGGAAGCGCATGAGATGCTCCTGAACGGGCTGCCGTCCAGAGCACTATTCCATCTAGTTCAGAACCTGGCGTCTCTTCGCTGGGACGACTCGTTCGCCAAAGCGATTGGAATGAGCCATCGCACCTACCAACGCCACGCCTCCGCGGGAGCCAAGCCACTCAGCCCCGAGCAAAGCGGACGAACATGGAAACTTGCGGAAGTCCTGGCGAAAGCGACCTCCATTTTCGGCTCCAAGCAGGAAGCTGAGCAATGGTTGGAACGGCCGGCTATCGGCTTGAACCAGCATAAACCAATCGATCTGTTGGCCACGCCGGCTGGCGTCGAACTGGTGGAAGATTTCCTCGTTCGACTTGAGCACGGTGTCTACGCTTGA
- a CDS encoding WYL domain-containing protein encodes MRHEKAAAILNLARTLASSAEGLTLDEMAQELGENRRTIERMRDALASVFPQLEEHQDGATKRFRIPGGLDGFINAPTKEELLELNKAIEGLRRRDANASADALQALEKKIRSAIKRPALNKLAPDLEVLLRAEMIAVPAGPRAVEDPDVLLAIRDALLQMKVLQFVYHGGSRPGAAREVVPFGILFGRCNYLIAADLGTIKPKHWRLDKIECITVLEKTASRPAGFNLVQFATGSFGFFQGEQEDVVLHVLPHGMDEFKNWQFHPNQKVEFLSDGGALVRFRASGMLELAWHLFCWGNQIEIVSPVSLRQLMTTELRVALSRHEEPPRLSSTVPSSGAVE; translated from the coding sequence ATGCGGCACGAGAAGGCGGCAGCCATCCTGAATCTTGCGCGGACGCTGGCCTCCAGCGCCGAAGGCTTGACCTTGGACGAGATGGCTCAGGAACTTGGTGAAAACCGGCGCACGATCGAGCGCATGCGTGATGCGCTCGCCTCCGTCTTTCCGCAGCTCGAAGAACACCAGGATGGCGCCACAAAGCGTTTCCGCATTCCCGGCGGGCTCGATGGCTTCATCAACGCGCCCACGAAGGAAGAATTGCTGGAGCTGAACAAGGCGATCGAGGGCCTCCGCCGTCGCGATGCGAACGCCAGCGCCGATGCTCTACAGGCTCTTGAGAAGAAAATACGCTCAGCCATAAAGCGGCCGGCACTCAACAAGCTTGCCCCAGATCTGGAGGTGTTGCTGCGGGCCGAGATGATCGCCGTGCCAGCAGGACCTCGGGCTGTTGAAGATCCCGACGTGCTTCTCGCGATTCGCGATGCCCTCTTGCAGATGAAGGTTCTGCAATTTGTCTATCACGGCGGCTCAAGGCCTGGCGCCGCGCGCGAGGTCGTGCCGTTCGGCATCCTATTCGGGCGCTGCAACTACCTGATCGCCGCCGATCTCGGCACCATCAAGCCCAAGCATTGGCGACTCGACAAGATCGAGTGCATCACCGTGCTCGAGAAGACCGCGTCCCGACCTGCCGGCTTCAACCTCGTTCAGTTCGCCACCGGGTCATTCGGCTTCTTCCAAGGCGAACAGGAAGATGTGGTGCTTCACGTCCTTCCCCATGGCATGGACGAATTCAAGAATTGGCAATTTCATCCTAACCAGAAGGTCGAGTTCCTTTCCGACGGCGGCGCGCTTGTGCGATTTCGAGCAAGCGGCATGCTTGAGCTCGCCTGGCATCTCTTTTGTTGGGGCAACCAGATCGAAATTGTTTCCCCCGTCTCCTTACGCCAGCTCATGACCACGGAATTGCGTGTGGCCCTCTCCCGACATGAGGAGCCGCCACGGCTTTCGTCCACCGTCCCGAGCTCCGGCGCTGTCGAATAA
- a CDS encoding recombinase family protein, which produces MKEFVMHQVPPKGGVWASYCRVSTPGQIESNIVQRDLNRRYVDAAQGALRYELSDVGTGSRVKNRPGYQKLLNLIRERKITHIVARDLSRFGRRIRHLYHLMELCTENGVLVYDTQMGQITDMHIWAVGIVAQMQLQVLSLQIKEALVARLIKGLRTGGRVFGYDNVEIDGEKGHLVKNEEEAAIVQLMYNLADERGLDDRAITRTLNRKRTPAPGGGRWHRKTVAYILTNAVYRKDLIWNKCKTYFDADDEKLKREPRPEEQWLRRLGQHDPIIDADQFDRVQAKRNGRKKPRPITKKTGPAVFLSGKLKCAHCTKLDEDGIPRGGTMSVCGGDGRATRLRCSYYSDDRDKCSNNRTHYRHEILTAVLQSLVQQLETPEAVAIFLEEHNLASRTNRKKKGAHRAKLSRDLQKLEAQIKRLATSIADGAPNTAIIPHIVQRENEKQKLSDQLADLDSEDVEFEIEPASLERYLDMAKGMLDRLTKSPTDALDIEVAECLEAMIDYVLVSPNPEGRGFSVEVFGKLAQLVADNSSHKTDFRKGFGRTDIRTSETLTNTGAAQKLKFQFPTVAVTPKPKPVLECLRGSQVPITAAVIVKDLEKRGIFRTLGSVHHELKSQPDTYVQIFSKGFMLRCEWEALPERYFRTSEEVLELVQVAMKRAGQPMRPIELIAFFEQEGLRIYSDGSRYLCTLLSRHSDTFQAHGRNRARWSLKQDDARDNQAA; this is translated from the coding sequence ATGAAAGAGTTCGTGATGCATCAGGTACCCCCGAAGGGTGGTGTGTGGGCTAGCTATTGCCGAGTATCGACCCCTGGTCAGATCGAAAGCAACATTGTTCAGCGTGACCTCAACAGAAGGTACGTTGACGCGGCGCAGGGCGCATTGCGCTACGAGTTGTCAGACGTAGGAACGGGCTCACGCGTCAAGAACCGTCCCGGCTACCAGAAGCTCCTGAATCTGATTCGCGAGCGCAAGATAACGCATATCGTCGCTCGAGACCTTAGTCGCTTTGGGCGCAGAATCAGACATCTCTATCATCTGATGGAGCTCTGTACAGAGAACGGGGTGCTCGTCTACGACACGCAGATGGGACAAATTACCGACATGCACATCTGGGCGGTTGGTATTGTCGCGCAGATGCAGTTGCAGGTGTTATCCCTCCAGATCAAAGAGGCACTAGTTGCGAGGCTAATCAAAGGACTCCGAACAGGCGGGAGAGTCTTCGGATACGACAACGTGGAAATCGACGGCGAGAAAGGCCATCTCGTAAAAAACGAGGAAGAAGCTGCGATCGTGCAGCTGATGTATAACCTTGCCGACGAGCGTGGCCTCGACGACCGAGCAATTACCCGAACGTTGAACCGCAAGCGCACCCCAGCGCCCGGCGGCGGCAGGTGGCACAGAAAGACCGTCGCTTACATCTTGACGAACGCTGTCTATCGTAAAGATTTAATCTGGAACAAATGCAAGACATACTTTGATGCGGACGACGAGAAGCTGAAACGCGAACCCAGGCCGGAAGAACAATGGCTCAGGCGCCTGGGGCAGCACGACCCGATCATTGACGCCGACCAGTTCGACCGCGTCCAGGCAAAAAGAAACGGCCGCAAGAAGCCGCGGCCCATCACGAAGAAGACCGGGCCCGCCGTGTTTCTCTCCGGCAAGCTAAAATGCGCCCACTGCACTAAACTCGACGAGGACGGCATCCCGAGGGGCGGGACGATGAGTGTCTGCGGTGGTGACGGGCGAGCGACGCGCCTTCGTTGCTCGTATTACAGCGATGACAGAGACAAGTGCAGTAACAACCGTACCCACTATCGCCATGAGATCCTGACGGCCGTCCTTCAAAGCCTAGTGCAGCAGTTGGAAACGCCGGAGGCGGTGGCCATCTTTTTGGAAGAGCATAACTTGGCGAGCCGTACCAATCGAAAGAAGAAAGGTGCGCACCGGGCAAAGCTCTCGCGCGACCTGCAAAAACTGGAAGCACAGATCAAACGCTTGGCCACATCCATTGCCGATGGTGCGCCCAATACCGCAATCATTCCTCACATCGTACAGCGCGAAAACGAGAAGCAGAAGCTCAGTGATCAACTGGCGGACTTGGACTCCGAAGATGTGGAATTCGAAATCGAGCCCGCTTCCCTAGAACGCTATTTGGACATGGCCAAGGGTATGCTCGATCGGCTGACGAAGAGCCCGACTGACGCGCTGGACATCGAAGTCGCCGAGTGCCTTGAGGCGATGATCGACTACGTGCTGGTTAGCCCGAATCCTGAGGGACGCGGCTTTTCGGTTGAAGTCTTCGGCAAGCTTGCCCAATTGGTGGCGGACAACTCGTCACACAAAACCGACTTTCGTAAGGGTTTTGGACGTACGGATATCCGTACGTCCGAAACCCTTACGAACACAGGCGCCGCCCAGAAGCTAAAGTTCCAATTCCCAACGGTGGCGGTCACACCTAAGCCAAAGCCCGTTCTCGAATGCCTGCGAGGGTCGCAAGTGCCGATCACGGCGGCAGTAATCGTTAAAGACCTGGAAAAGCGAGGCATCTTCCGAACATTGGGATCCGTGCACCATGAGCTCAAAAGCCAACCCGATACCTACGTCCAGATTTTTTCAAAGGGGTTCATGCTTCGTTGCGAGTGGGAAGCTCTACCAGAGAGGTACTTCCGGACTTCCGAGGAAGTCCTCGAACTGGTCCAGGTGGCCATGAAACGCGCAGGTCAGCCTATGCGCCCGATCGAACTCATAGCTTTCTTCGAGCAGGAAGGGTTGCGGATCTACAGTGACGGGTCAAGGTACCTTTGTACGTTACTCAGCCGACATAGCGATACTTTCCAGGCCCATGGACGGAATAGAGCCAGGTGGTCATTGAAACAGGATGACGCGCGGGACAATCAAGCCGCCTAG
- a CDS encoding TM0106 family RecB-like putative nuclease: protein MKTPLSPSRLNDYLGCPHQAALWLAGAKAPAPDATIDLIRTKGFEHEAKVLAHLETQYGKAVHISGSAPASERDAATRAAVAAKAPLIYQGALIHGDWIGFPDFLVRKPVTGGAFVYEPEDAKLAHKAKVEHVLQLGIYAELLAATHAMPVARGTLHVACGGPVSFDLAQTRQILRRLMRRFEAFCAAETRTTRAIPCAACAQCDFKPNCEAEWRAADSPFFVAGVSGAQVLKLEEAGVKTLAELAAVQPDVKVAGMGADTVAKLAAQASLQLRARADGKPHLEILPTVPGRGFYLLPPPDPGDLFFDLEGDALYEEGLEYLFGVVGPLDDSAPDTFHVSWAHNHAEEKAAFEALMRRFVRHIAKYPDAHIYHYAAYELTALKRLAMRYATMEAELDTMLYERRFVDLYRVVRQAIRASTEGYSLKDLEQIYRGKRAGDVTTAADSIVEYEKWRLTGEAAILESIAYYNKEDCVSTAQLRDWLEDMRPPGVDYRVVDEADDKPEQSAARKAREAAKRDLARRVRASASGNADLRELVAELLWFHQRAQKPGWWSVFERQSWSEDELVDDPESLGDLVPDPSSPPVLDKRSVETTFRFPPQDTKLRTGGTPKIAETLAPAGTIVDLMPEDGFIVLRRGTKAGGFPDRFSLLSTPLNQRDLPEAVMAFAERFAAGALESDTAVMHLLERRAPRLKGRAAGLPLQDVGEPAGAAATRAVLDLDNSYIFIQGPPGTGKTYTAAEIAALLLSKGFRVGVASNSHKAINNVLEEIEKRAVPVRLTFSGAKKGRNDEPDSHFNSRNVRTVFDSKHIGRAFQLVGGTAFHFCRDDQRQQFDYLIVDEAGQVSLGNIVAMGSAARNLVLVGDQMQLAQPVQGVHPGESGLSSLEYLLQDKATVPPDRGILLNESRRLHPTLCTFISDAIYDGRLTAHAEAKARQLILSPGAHRALQPAGITLFGVQHEGCTQSSSQEADAIAALIQDLLRHHVQRHPTSTTPLSMADILVVAPYNMQVNLLKRRLPAGTKVGTVDKFQGQQAAVSILSMTTSRGEDAPRGTEFLFNRNRFNVAVSRAQCLAIVVLSHELMEGSWPRQEDLLRLNLFAHAEAVAKCV from the coding sequence ATGAAAACACCGCTGTCACCCTCGCGCCTGAACGATTATCTCGGCTGCCCGCACCAGGCGGCGCTATGGCTTGCGGGCGCCAAAGCACCGGCGCCCGACGCTACCATAGACCTGATCCGCACCAAGGGCTTCGAGCACGAAGCCAAGGTTCTCGCCCACCTTGAAACGCAATATGGGAAAGCCGTCCATATTTCCGGGTCGGCACCGGCGAGCGAGCGCGACGCGGCAACGCGTGCCGCCGTCGCGGCTAAAGCGCCGCTCATCTATCAGGGCGCGCTGATCCACGGCGACTGGATCGGGTTTCCAGACTTTCTGGTGCGGAAGCCTGTAACTGGCGGCGCGTTTGTCTACGAGCCGGAAGACGCCAAGCTCGCCCACAAAGCCAAAGTCGAACACGTCCTTCAGCTCGGCATCTACGCCGAACTTCTGGCCGCAACACACGCCATGCCCGTTGCCCGGGGCACCCTGCACGTTGCTTGCGGCGGTCCGGTATCGTTCGATCTCGCGCAGACGCGGCAGATCCTGCGCCGCCTCATGCGCCGCTTCGAGGCGTTCTGCGCCGCCGAGACCCGCACTACGCGCGCCATTCCATGCGCCGCCTGCGCCCAATGCGACTTCAAGCCCAACTGCGAGGCGGAATGGCGCGCGGCCGATAGCCCCTTCTTCGTCGCAGGCGTCAGCGGGGCGCAGGTCCTCAAGCTCGAAGAAGCTGGGGTCAAGACACTTGCGGAACTTGCCGCTGTGCAACCGGATGTGAAGGTGGCGGGCATGGGCGCCGATACAGTCGCAAAGCTTGCGGCCCAAGCCTCTCTACAGTTGCGCGCGCGTGCCGATGGCAAGCCACATCTGGAGATCCTGCCGACCGTTCCTGGCCGCGGTTTTTACCTGTTGCCGCCGCCAGATCCAGGCGACCTCTTCTTCGATCTCGAAGGCGATGCGCTGTATGAAGAGGGCCTTGAGTATCTCTTTGGCGTAGTCGGACCGCTCGACGATAGCGCGCCGGATACATTTCATGTCTCGTGGGCTCACAACCATGCAGAAGAGAAGGCGGCTTTCGAGGCGCTCATGCGACGCTTCGTTAGGCACATCGCCAAATATCCCGACGCCCACATCTACCACTACGCTGCTTATGAACTGACCGCGCTCAAGCGCCTAGCGATGCGATACGCCACCATGGAGGCCGAGCTCGACACAATGCTGTACGAGCGCCGCTTCGTCGACCTCTACCGGGTGGTCCGTCAAGCGATCCGCGCATCAACGGAAGGCTACTCGCTGAAAGACCTTGAGCAGATTTACCGCGGCAAGCGCGCCGGCGACGTGACCACCGCGGCAGATAGCATCGTGGAGTACGAAAAGTGGCGGCTGACGGGCGAAGCTGCAATTCTCGAATCGATTGCATATTACAACAAGGAAGACTGCGTCTCCACCGCGCAGCTCCGCGATTGGCTCGAAGACATGCGTCCCCCAGGCGTTGATTACCGGGTCGTTGACGAAGCCGATGACAAACCCGAACAGAGTGCCGCGCGGAAAGCGCGCGAAGCAGCGAAGCGGGATCTCGCGAGGCGGGTGCGTGCGAGCGCTTCAGGAAATGCTGACCTGCGGGAGCTCGTGGCGGAACTGCTCTGGTTTCACCAGAGGGCACAAAAACCCGGCTGGTGGTCTGTCTTCGAACGTCAAAGTTGGTCGGAAGACGAACTCGTCGATGACCCGGAAAGCCTCGGCGACCTCGTACCCGATCCGTCATCTCCACCGGTGCTGGACAAGAGATCCGTTGAAACCACTTTTCGTTTCCCCCCGCAAGATACGAAGCTGCGTACTGGAGGCACCCCAAAGATTGCCGAAACCTTGGCTCCTGCCGGGACGATCGTCGACCTGATGCCGGAAGACGGATTCATAGTTCTTCGGCGCGGCACTAAGGCCGGAGGCTTTCCAGACCGCTTCAGCCTTTTGTCGACGCCACTTAATCAGCGTGATCTACCCGAGGCGGTCATGGCGTTCGCAGAACGCTTTGCAGCCGGTGCCCTTGAAAGCGATACGGCTGTCATGCATTTGCTCGAACGGCGTGCGCCAAGGCTCAAAGGCCGCGCGGCTGGCCTTCCGCTTCAGGATGTCGGTGAGCCGGCCGGAGCCGCGGCTACAAGAGCAGTTCTGGACCTCGACAACAGCTATATCTTTATTCAAGGACCGCCTGGCACCGGAAAAACCTATACCGCTGCCGAAATCGCGGCGCTCCTGTTGAGCAAGGGCTTTCGTGTTGGCGTGGCATCGAATTCGCACAAGGCTATCAACAACGTGCTTGAGGAGATCGAAAAGCGGGCAGTCCCGGTAAGGCTCACCTTCTCAGGTGCCAAGAAAGGCCGCAACGACGAGCCGGATAGTCATTTCAATAGCCGAAATGTCCGAACCGTATTCGATTCCAAGCACATTGGTCGTGCATTCCAGCTGGTCGGCGGTACCGCCTTCCATTTCTGCCGCGACGATCAGAGGCAACAATTCGACTATTTGATCGTCGATGAGGCAGGCCAAGTGTCGCTGGGCAACATCGTTGCCATGGGGTCTGCGGCTCGAAACCTCGTGCTGGTGGGCGATCAAATGCAACTAGCTCAGCCTGTGCAAGGAGTGCACCCTGGCGAAAGCGGGCTCTCATCGCTCGAATATCTCTTGCAGGACAAAGCGACCGTTCCGCCTGACCGCGGTATCCTCTTGAATGAAAGCCGGCGGCTTCATCCAACGCTCTGCACTTTCATATCGGATGCCATCTATGATGGTCGTTTGACAGCGCATGCTGAGGCCAAAGCTCGTCAGCTCATCCTGTCACCTGGAGCGCATCGCGCGCTCCAGCCGGCCGGGATCACCCTCTTCGGCGTGCAACACGAAGGGTGCACACAATCGTCATCTCAAGAGGCTGACGCAATCGCAGCGCTGATCCAAGACCTGTTGAGGCACCACGTACAAAGGCATCCGACGTCAACAACTCCATTGTCCATGGCCGACATCCTGGTCGTCGCGCCTTACAACATGCAGGTCAATTTGCTCAAGCGGCGGCTGCCGGCTGGCACCAAAGTCGGTACCGTCGACAAGTTTCAAGGCCAGCAAGCAGCCGTCAGCATCTTATCGATGACCACCTCTCGAGGTGAAGACGCGCCCAGAGGTACGGAATTTCTGTTCAACCGCAATCGATTCAACGTCGCTGTCAGCCGTGCACAGTGCCTTGCGATTGTCGTGCTCAGCCATGAGCTGATGGAAGGCTCGTGGCCGCGGCAAGAGGACCTCTTGCGCCTCAATTTGTTTGCGCATGCAGAGGCAGTCGCCAAATGCGTCTAG
- a CDS encoding RES domain-containing protein produces the protein MTPLPGALGGTELIAWRLDLAIYAATWDSGEGAFLVGGRWNSRGLRAVYCSIDPSTAILEVAVHKGFRALDTVPHVITAITVDPASVFVADPTIIPNPNWLRPGIPSAGQQAFGDDLLDRHKVVLIPSVVSTASWNLMFVASNAAGCYKVNSQAAFALDPRLHPPARP, from the coding sequence TTGACGCCGTTACCTGGGGCGCTGGGGGGGACCGAGCTTATCGCTTGGCGGTTAGACCTAGCGATATACGCGGCCACATGGGACAGCGGTGAGGGAGCTTTTCTGGTCGGGGGCCGCTGGAACAGCAGGGGACTTCGGGCCGTGTACTGCTCGATCGATCCCTCTACCGCAATTCTGGAGGTTGCAGTCCACAAGGGATTCAGAGCGCTTGATACGGTCCCCCACGTAATCACCGCCATTACAGTCGACCCGGCAAGCGTGTTCGTGGCGGACCCGACAATAATTCCAAATCCAAATTGGCTTCGGCCCGGCATCCCCAGCGCCGGACAGCAAGCATTCGGCGACGATCTTCTTGATAGACATAAGGTCGTGCTGATTCCGAGTGTCGTGTCGACCGCGAGCTGGAATCTGATGTTTGTCGCGTCAAACGCAGCTGGCTGCTATAAGGTGAATTCGCAGGCAGCGTTCGCCCTCGATCCTCGCCTGCATCCTCCGGCCAGACCTTAG